DNA sequence from the Rubripirellula tenax genome:
CTGCCGCTTGTCGCGTCAGCACACGTTGGTAGACGCACCGTCGATCGGCCCGAAGACGGCGGAACGGTTTGCGGCGATCGAGATTCACACGGTGGCTGATTTTCTGGACCAGTCGGCGGCGAAAATCGCCGAGGCTCTGATGACCTATTGGATCACAACCGACACGGTGACCCAGTGGCAGTGGCAAGCCAAATTGATGTGCGAGATCCCCGGTTTGATGGCTCGCGATTGCCAGATGTTGGCGGGCGCTCGGTACGATGCCGCGGCGACGATCGCGGTCTGCGAAGCCGATGTGTTGCACCAAGAAGTTTCCGCCTTTGCGGCAACACCAACCGGACGACGGTATCTGCGAGGGACCGATCCACCGAAGTTGGCGGATGTCCGCCGCTGGATCGCCAGCGCCATTGATGTCGTGGGTATTTCGACGACTCGCCGCGCTGCCTAGACCAGCGGTTTTGGTTAAGCTTCGTACCTAAGATTTTGTTTTCATCTTCGATTGCGTCGCTGGCTGACGGCGTACGCTTCGTGTGACCTAGCACTCGATTTCTCATTCAAGAGCGACACCGATGCGAGCCTTTGAAGCGACCCAGCACTTTTTCGACGTAGCGGCCGAGCACCTAAACATCAGCGCCGAAATGCGAGAGGCATTGTTGACGCCGCTTCGCGAGATCCAAGTGCGAGTTTCGATTGAGCGAGACAACGGCCGCCTGGCAAACTTTGTCGGGTTTCGTGTCCAGCACGACAACCATCGTGGTCCCATGAAGGGTGGGCTGCGGTACCACCCCGATGTCGATCTGGACGAGACGCGCGCACTGGCCAGTTTGATGACCTGGAAAACGGCCGTCGTCGACCTGCCCTACGGTGGGGCCAAGGGCGGCATCGGCGTCGACCCATCGGAATTGTCGCCACGCGAGATCGAACGATTGACGCGTGCCTTCGTCGATCAGATTCACGACATCGTCGGGCCCGATACCGACATTCCGGCGCCCGACATGGGAACCGATCACCGGGTGATGGCCTGGTTCCGCAATCAATGGGAAAAGTACCACGGTTTCAATCCGGCCGTCATCACGGGCAAGCCGGTGGAAGAGTACGGCGCCAAGGGACGCGAAGAAGCAACGGGCCGCGGCGTCGGGACATTGACCGTAAAAACTTGCAAACGCATCGGCCGGAAAGCTGAAAAGACAAGTGTCGCCATCCAAGGATTCGGCAATGTCGGTTCGCACGCGGCAAAGTTTCTATGTGAATCGCAATTCCCGATCGTCGCTGTCAGCGATGTAACGGGTACCTATTACGATCCCAACGGACTGGACATCCAAGACCTGCTGCACCACAAAATCGGTCACCCACGCGGTTTGTTGGAAGGTTACAGCAAATGCAAGTGCTTGCCTGTCAACGCGTTGTTGGAGCTGCAAGACGTCGACGTTTTGATTCCCGCAGCGCTCGGTGGTGTGATCACCAAACACAACGTCGACAAGATCAAAGCGTCCGTGATCATCGAAGCGGCGAACGGACCGGTCGATCCCGACGCGGACAAGGTGCTTGCCGAGCGCGGCGTCGTCGTCTTGCCGGATATCTTGGCGAATGCCGGTGGTGTGACGGTCAGCTATTTCGAATGGGTTCAAAATCGACAACACTATCGATGGACGCTTGACCGTGTGCGACAAGAGCTGGACCACACCATGAACCAAGCCTTTGAAAACGTTTGGCAGACCGCGCAAGAAAGAAAAGTATCGCTGCGCACGGCGGCCTACATCATCGGGATTACCCGAGTCCGTCGATCCGCCGAATTGGCCGGGTTCACGTCTTGAGGGCCATGAATCGATGGCAAGTCTAACTACCGAAAACTACATCAAAGCGATCTATCAGCTTGGCGGGCATCCCGCGGAGCAGTCCGTGGCCACCGGCGCGATCGCCAACCAATTGTCGGTGTCGCCCGGAAGCGTGACGGCGATGTTGAAGACGCTGCGCGATGCCGACTTGGTCGAGTACGCGCCGTACGAGGGTGTGCGCTTAACCGCCAGTGGGACGCGGTTGGCGCTGCGAGTGGTTCGTCGTCACCGCTTGATCGAATTGTTTCTTTCGCAAACACTGGACATGCCATGGGACGAAGTTCACGAAGAAGCCGAGCACATGGAACACGCGGTCAGCGACCGATTGGTTGATCGCATCGATGCACATCTGGGTTACCCCGGTACTGATCCGCATGGCGACCCGATCCCTCGCAGCGACGGAACGTTGGAAGCCGAGCGGGGCAAGACGTTGACGAAGTGGCCCGCCGGTGAGTCGTTTCGTTTG
Encoded proteins:
- a CDS encoding Glu/Leu/Phe/Val family dehydrogenase, with amino-acid sequence MRAFEATQHFFDVAAEHLNISAEMREALLTPLREIQVRVSIERDNGRLANFVGFRVQHDNHRGPMKGGLRYHPDVDLDETRALASLMTWKTAVVDLPYGGAKGGIGVDPSELSPREIERLTRAFVDQIHDIVGPDTDIPAPDMGTDHRVMAWFRNQWEKYHGFNPAVITGKPVEEYGAKGREEATGRGVGTLTVKTCKRIGRKAEKTSVAIQGFGNVGSHAAKFLCESQFPIVAVSDVTGTYYDPNGLDIQDLLHHKIGHPRGLLEGYSKCKCLPVNALLELQDVDVLIPAALGGVITKHNVDKIKASVIIEAANGPVDPDADKVLAERGVVVLPDILANAGGVTVSYFEWVQNRQHYRWTLDRVRQELDHTMNQAFENVWQTAQERKVSLRTAAYIIGITRVRRSAELAGFTS
- a CDS encoding metal-dependent transcriptional regulator, whose amino-acid sequence is MASLTTENYIKAIYQLGGHPAEQSVATGAIANQLSVSPGSVTAMLKTLRDADLVEYAPYEGVRLTASGTRLALRVVRRHRLIELFLSQTLDMPWDEVHEEAEHMEHAVSDRLVDRIDAHLGYPGTDPHGDPIPRSDGTLEAERGKTLTKWPAGESFRLVRVVDQSSDFLRFLTASGLELSAIGRVIEHAPQAATMTVEIGTKQTVLSEHVADKLIVMAS